Genomic segment of Aureibacillus halotolerans:
GATGCACCATTTGAAGCAATCCTCGCAGCTGTATGAATTGGTCGGAAATTTGTTTGGTCTACCGCAGCACGCGAAGCTTTTCTTCAGCGGCAAAGAAAACATTTTATCGCAGCCGGATTTTCATGACATTCGTAAGCTTCACGGGTTGTATTCCGTCATTGAAAAAGAACAACCTTTGTATGACCTTATGAAGCAGCCTAATGAATTAGGCGATGGCATTCGAGTGAAGATTGGCAAAGAAAACAGCTTAATTGAGATGGCAAATTGCAGCTTAATCACAGCAACCTTTACTCTAGATGGTAAGAAAACAGGTACGTTGGCCTTGCTTGGTCCGACGCGTATGGAGTACGGTCGAGTGATCAGCCTGCTTACGTATTTATCTGCCGATTTGCATCGCTTTAACGACGATTTGAATTAATTTGACCGGAGGTGCCTACAATGGAACAGAAGCAATCGAACAAGCATGAAGAAAACGTGACAGAGGACACGGCCGAGGCGCCTGAAGAAAAAGACACGACTCTTGAGGATCGTGGCGACGAAGGCGAACAGGATGTCGACGTAGAAATTCTAGAAGCCGATGAGTCTTCCGCTGAAGTAGCTGCTCTCCAGGAAAAGCTTCAGGAGGCTGAGCAACGTTTGTTACGCGTTCAAGCAGACTATGATAACCATCGTCGAAGAGAACGTAATGAAACAGCTGCTCGTGAAAAATATCGTGCACAAGGCATTGTCACGGAGTTATTGCCTGCGCTTGATAATTTTGAGCGTGCCTTGGCGGTCGATGCAGAATCCGCCGATGTGACGACGGTATTAAAGGGTGTTGAAATGGTTCACCAGCAAATCAAACAGGCGCTAGAAAAGGAAGGCGTGACTGTGATTGCAGCTGTTGGCGAATCATTTGATCCGACGTTTCATCAGGCTGTCATGCAAGTGTCTGAAGAAGGGGTACCTTCGAATCAAGTGGTTGAGGAATTCCAAAAAGGGTATATGCTCAAAGACCGGGTTTTACGCCCGTCTATGGTGAAAGTAAACGAATAGTGTTCGATAGTGACCAAGGAGGAAAAAAACATGGCTAAAATTATTGGTATTGACTTAGGAACAACAAACTCTTGTATCGCAGTAATGGAGGGTGGAGAAGCAAAGGTTATCCCAAATCCAGAAGGAAACA
This window contains:
- the grpE gene encoding nucleotide exchange factor GrpE, giving the protein MEQKQSNKHEENVTEDTAEAPEEKDTTLEDRGDEGEQDVDVEILEADESSAEVAALQEKLQEAEQRLLRVQADYDNHRRRERNETAAREKYRAQGIVTELLPALDNFERALAVDAESADVTTVLKGVEMVHQQIKQALEKEGVTVIAAVGESFDPTFHQAVMQVSEEGVPSNQVVEEFQKGYMLKDRVLRPSMVKVNE